The bacterium genome includes the window TCTTTATGAGGCTTTACAGAATCTCTCTAAAGATAAAGTTAAAACTCAACCAGTCGGGGGAGACAAAGCTAAATCTTCTTTTGGCAAAGAGGAAGTAAAAAAACGAATTGTGGCTTTTTTGTTTGTTTTTCCTTCATTCTATAAAAGATCAAAATCTAAACTAAATAGACTTTTGAAGCAAAACAAACTTTACAATCTTTGGTTTAAATTCTACAATCAGAAAGATAGAGTTAAAGATAGTTTTTTGGCTCGTCTTAAAAGCCCAGAGTTGCCTTTAGCAGTACTGGAAGTGGAGAATGATTATGATCAGGGTGACAAAAAGTTGGCTTGGCAGGAATTTAATGATTTAGTGCAGTTTTTATACAGAGAAGCAAAAGAGATGCAGATTGCTAAGCTTCAGCGTCAGATTAAAATCTGTGAGAAGAAAAAAGATTCCCTTCATCTTAAAAAACTTCTTAGAAAATTGCAAGATTTAATTATGGATAAACAATAAAATTTTTATGGTTGATCCCAATGTTTTACGTTTTCATCCAGAGAATCTTCATGATGTCCCCCCGCGCTTTCAGGAATTGATTGAGAAAGGGGATAGGGACGGTTTTGTTTCTGCTAAAGAGATTTTAAACCTTATCCCTAATCCTGAATCTCGGCTTAAAGATGCTGACTATCTTTTTCTTTTATTGCAAGAAAGGGGAATTGAAATGATAGCCGGAGAACCAAAGCGAATTTTGGACAGATTTATGGAAGATGAAAAACGGGAGGAAGAGGAAGCTCTTTCTTCAATACGCATTAATGATATCTCTGATTATATTGATGACTCTGTTAGGCTTTATCTGCGGGAAATAGGTAAGGTTTCTCTTTTGACGCCTGTGTCTGAAAAAGCTTTAGCCAAAAGAGTGGCTTGGGGAGATGAGGTAGCCAAAAGAAAATTAGCGCGAGCGAATTTGCGTTTAGTTGTTTCTATTGCCAAAAAATATATTGGCAGAGGTTTGGGTTTTTTGGATTTAATTCAAGAGGGCAATATTGGTTTAATGCGCGCGGTCGAGAAATTTGATTGGAAAAGAGGTTATAAGTTTTCTACCTATGCTACTTGGTGGATTAGACAAGCAATTACCAGAGCCATTGCTGATCAGGCGCGTACTATTAGAATTCCTGTACATATGGTGGAAACAATCAACAAAATCCATAAAGCCCAAAGGATGTTGGTTCAGGAATTAGGTAGGGAGCCCCTGCCTGAAGAGATTGGAGCTGAGATCGGTTTGCCTGCAGAAAAAGTTGAACAGATTTTAAAAATGACCCAAGATACAGTTTCTTTAGAGGCTCCTGTGGGTGAAGATGAAGACTCAATTTTAGGAGATTTTATTGAAGACAAGCAAGCTGCTACTCCTGAGGATGCTGCCTCCCAGCAGTTTTTACGCCAACAGATCAGAGATATTCTTAAATATCTGACTCCGCGGGAACAAAAAATTTTAAGGATGCGTTTTGGCCTTGAGGACGGGGAGACTCATACTCTTGAAGAAGTAGGAAAAGAGTTTGGGGTAACCCGTGAAAGAGTGCGCCAGATTGAAGCCAAAGCCTTGGAAAAGCTAAGAGAGATGAAGGTTCATCGTCGTCTAAAAGAATACTTGCACTAAGTTTTTATTCTTCTGTCCATCTTTTTTTCAGCATTTCTCGAACATCTTTTCTTTTGCCAAAATGGTCATCCTCATCAGCCCAATAGCCAATAAAGACACCTGAAAAGTTGTGCTTTTTTAAAATATCAAGTCCTATACTAATAGCTTGGGCATAGATTTGAGCATCAGGCAGAGGGCTGTGTTCAGCGCTTCCTTGCCAGTAATCCAAACCCATAGGTACTGCTAACTTACAAGAGATGTTGTATTTTTTAGCTAATTTGTCAATGGTTGTTGTTTCTTTTTCAATATAATCTCTGACGTCTTCAAAGCTTCTAATATCGCTTATGCCGTCATACTCTTTACGCGGATAAAAAGTAAGGCCCAAACAGTCATAGCCCCAAAAAGACTGGCTTTTATCTAGGATTTTCCATCTTTCTGCGTCATAGTGTTCAGCAGTAATGACTTTGCCGCTGTAAATTTCTCTTATTTGAGGCAGGATTTCTTTAAGCCACCTGCCTGATATTTTTTCATCTAAAATAAGGTTCATCTCTACTCCCGGAGCAAACATTTCCACCTCATTTTCTTGGGCAAACTTAGCCCAAGTCAGCACTGTCTCTGTCCAAATATCTTCAGAAAGCCGCCATTTTTTATTAACCCAATATTCTCTGGATTCTACATATGGCACAAGAAAAATTTTAAAGCCTTTTTTATGGGCTTCGTTGATTGCTTTTTTTAGAACTCTTTGGGCTTTTTCTGTATTGCCTTCAAGGCCGCCATCTGGGGTGCCGTTGTAAAAAGCTCTTATTAATAAAAAATTGGCTCCTGTATTTTTAGCTTTGTTTAAAATGCGTTTATTGGACAAAAAGTTGTAGCCTTGTTTATAAATAAAGGGGTTGTAATAATAAGAATAGGTGCGCCAAGTTAGTCCTTGGATATCAAACTCTTTTTTTATTTGGACGGTTGGTTCTTTTTGAAAGTAAAAGTAACTAGATGTTGCTATTAAAACGAGGGCAACAAGAGTTAAAATAATCCAAATCCAGATTCTTTTCACTCTTCTATTATAGATTTTAAATATTTAAATGTCAGTTTGGATTCTTTTTGGTTCTCAAGAAGGGTTATGTTATTATTGAGGCAGAAAATAAAAGTAATTATGAAAACTAACAAGGTGCTTATTTTGGTCTTAGTGATTGTGGGTGTTTTGATTTTAGGTAGTTTATTGTCTTTTGTCTTTATGGGTCAGATGTTTTGGGCACGTTTTGTTCCAATACTTTCGCATTCAAGCAAGCAATCAGTAAGTTCAGAGCAACAGAGTTCTGAAAGTAGTGAGCAATCTGCGAGCCAAACAGAAGAAAGTTCTTCTTTTTCTTCAGCCAATGAGGTGACGCCCACAGGTTCAGCTGTTAGCTGGGATAGTGAAGTGAAACCTATTATTGAATCTGTTTTTGGCGGAGCCAGTTTGATTGAGTTCACTACTGCTAAAGGTCAGAATGCTTACTTAAAGTATGCTATCCCGCGTCGCGCCAGCTCAAGTGATTTAGCCAAAATTTTAAGCTTATTTAAACAAAAAGGATACAGCGAAGTAGTTTCCGGATCTAACAGCGGCACCAACACAGCCATTATGAGCAAAGGCGATACTCAGGCAGTTGTCACTTTTGAAGATAATAGCGACTACGTAGAGGTGACAATTGCTGAGACCCCTTCTTATTAAAGCCTCTGTTTTTAAATTAATATTGTTAGTCTATCAGTATCTTTCTATTTCTCCTGCTTTTTGGCGGTATTGGCAGTATTCGCAAGTTGTTTTTGGCTTAGGGAGTTTATCGCTTTGCAGTATTTTTTTGATTTCTTTTAGTGTTGGCTCTATCCAAGAGGTTGAGCCTTTATAAGGCAGAAGCTTAACATCAAACTCCAGTTTGCCGTCAAAAGCTTTGCGGTCACGCTTGGCATTAACATAGACAAAGTAGGCAGTGTCTGAAACCTTAAAGCCATTGTTTCTAAAAAGCCATTGATAGATTTCCAGCTGTCTTTTGTATCCTTCTTTCCATTCTCCGTCTAAGGTTACCTCCCCGTTAATACTCGTAGCTTTATAATCAACCACAATCAGCTCTTCTTTTTTGCTGATCCAAATGTCGTCAATAGCTCCATAAACCAAAAAATTAGTTTCAGGATCATGGTACTGAATACCTTGCCTGAAATTACGCCAGTTTTCCAATTCTTGATGCTGAAATGGTACTGCCTCTAAGCCGTAGTTTTTGAGTAGGGGGTGAGTGGAGTTTTTAGCGCGATGAATATCAAACTCTTTTTTAAGCAAATGATCAACAGCGCTGTTAAGAGTGAAAGCCGGCCACGAGGGTCGTCTGATGCCTAGTTTTACATCTAGGTAGAAACATCTTGGACACTCCACAAACAACTCAATTTTTGACCGACTGAGTTTGAAGGGGCTTTTTGGTTTTTGAAAGAAAAGATTTTGCTGCGGCATAGTTTTAATTAGTGGTAATTTTTATATCCTTTTTTACTTTTTCGGGTTTGCTTTTGTATTATTTTGCGTTGCGGATTTTTTGTCAAAGCCTAGAACCGCTTGGACCAATCATCTCAAGGGTGAGCAGAACAACGAGAATAATAAGAATTTTTATCATCCTTCTTTTTTATTTTCTCTTTTATTGTATATTTCCATCTTGACTTTTGGGACAAATAGTTACAGAGAGAGGATTTGTTACGTCTTTTGTCTTCTTAAATCCTTTTTAGGTATTTTTCTATTCTTTGTATTTTTTTATCATCCAACTTATCAATTTTCTCCAGTATATATTTTAGTAAATAATGTAGTTTGTGGCTTAAGGCATTTGAGTCAATTCCTATTTCATTTTTTCTTGTTAATGCGAATACATCTCGACTTTGATAAAAGAGAACAATAGAACGGAAGTCAGCTTTTGGCATAAAAGGCAGACCTGCGGCCGGTATATTTTTTGGTGTAAATTCATGTACGAGACTATTCCTTACTCTTAAAAGCTTTTCAATTTCTTCATCATTTAAATTTGTCAGTCTTTTCGTCGCCTTGAGGAGCTTTTTAATTTTTTTGTGCGTTCCTACCTTTAATTCTCCTTCTTTTGGCATCTGGCCAAAAGGTCTTAATAAGAAATCTGTTATCCATTTTTTACTTCTGCTTCTATATAATTTTGTTATTTTTATTTTTGCTTCTTCTAATTCTTTTATTTCTTTTTTGCTCCAAAAATCTTTTTCTTTGCTTTCTACAATTGCGTTAACTGTTCCAAGAAACTCGATAGTTGCCAAGGTAGATAAAAGAACTGTGAAGTTGCCCCCTCCGATTGGTATTTCTCGGCTATCTTTCTCAATGGTGGATACACATTTTGTGTATAGAAAGGTATTGCTGTCAGCAATGGAATAGCTTACTATTTTTGCGATTTTTTTGCTTACCTTATTTTTGAGAATCTTTTTTTTATTCACAGACTTCTTTTTTTTTAATACTCAAAGGGAAAAATATAAGTTTGAGCAAAAAGGTTATGATGAAAATTATGCTTAGTATAGCTAACGTAATTAGAGATAGTGTAAGTGGTAGCCAGGGAATTTTGGCAAGCAAAAAACCTAGATATGCAAGGCTAGCAGGGAATAGTTGCCGGATTAATAACAATATACCGAGACAAATTATGATCCATGCTGATAACAGAAAGAATTTGTAAGTCCAGTATGGCCATTTATCCTTCATCAGTTTTTCTCCGCATACAATTTTGGTAGTTTCCCAAATAACCTCTCCCATTAGCAGTCCTTCTTTAGTTATGAGTATGCCATCGCGTGTGTCTTGACCATTTGCGAATTTGGCAAATCCGCGCATAACTAAATTTTTTAGGATTCTATCTCTGCCGATCTTGTCTACTTCTTCCTGTTTGATTTTCATATCGTCTAGTTTTGGAGAATAACTATCTATATCGGCTTGTTTTAAATTGACTATAAGATTAGAAATTATCTTTTCTTTTGCTTCGGCAGGCAGTCTTTTTTCATCTGGTGGCAACCGGTCTTTGTCATTTCTAAGCTGTTTTTCTAACTTTCTTATATCTTCCAAAAAAATCAGCCAACTCTTTTCCAATACATCCAAAACAGCCTCGGCAAATTGTTTCTCTTCCTGTGTATCGAGATCCTGGTTTAGTTTTTCGCGCTGTGCGAGTAGATGGTGTTCGTATTTCTTTTTTCTTGCCTCTATGGTTTTGGCTTTTTCAAAGAGATCAAATTCAAATATAGGACTGCCCAGATGTTTATGTCCCCAATAAGTCCACCGTAAGATTCTTTTTTCAATAGGCCAAAGGCTTTCTTTTTGGTGGTCTGCTTGGGCATTTAATTGTTGGAGGGTCTGGAAAAGTTCCAATTTTTTGTAAAATTTAATAGTAAAAGGCAGGTTCATGCTGTATTTATTTTACTACAAATACTAATCTGTCAAAGTTAGAGCTAGTTCCGCGTAGCTTTTCCATCTGCTGTTACTTTACAAATCTGCCTCCGAAGTCTGCTATCTCTTTAAAATGTTTGCTCAACAATCCTCTCTAGCTTCCTGGCCCAACAGCCATTTTTCTTTCTTCAGAACTGCCTCGTAGGTTTTTTTGTGCCAATAGAACAGCCTTTTGTCAAGTTCATCTGATATATGATAAAAATGAAGATGGGCATACATTTCGGTTAATTTTTTTGCAAAAATCTTTTCCTTAGGTTTAAGCTCTTGAGGTTTTTTCAGCTTCTTCAACCACTGTCGGGCTTCAACATGCTCCGGCACATTGAGTTTTAGATGTAATACTATATTTTTATACGCATCGCTGCTAAATTTAAATCTCCGGATTTCTTCCAATGTGTTGTTAAAACTTCGAATTTCTTGATTAAGTCGTGCAAGATATTCATTAATTTTGGGGCCCAGTTTCGCGGTTCCTGGCAATAAAAGTGTTTGTCCAAGCACTGTATGAACATCAGGATTAAAGATATTATAGAAAGG containing:
- the rpoD gene encoding RNA polymerase sigma factor RpoD, producing MVDPNVLRFHPENLHDVPPRFQELIEKGDRDGFVSAKEILNLIPNPESRLKDADYLFLLLQERGIEMIAGEPKRILDRFMEDEKREEEEALSSIRINDISDYIDDSVRLYLREIGKVSLLTPVSEKALAKRVAWGDEVAKRKLARANLRLVVSIAKKYIGRGLGFLDLIQEGNIGLMRAVEKFDWKRGYKFSTYATWWIRQAITRAIADQARTIRIPVHMVETINKIHKAQRMLVQELGREPLPEEIGAEIGLPAEKVEQILKMTQDTVSLEAPVGEDEDSILGDFIEDKQAATPEDAASQQFLRQQIRDILKYLTPREQKILRMRFGLEDGETHTLEEVGKEFGVTRERVRQIEAKALEKLREMKVHRRLKEYLH
- a CDS encoding PD-(D/E)XK nuclease family protein is translated as MPQQNLFFQKPKSPFKLSRSKIELFVECPRCFYLDVKLGIRRPSWPAFTLNSAVDHLLKKEFDIHRAKNSTHPLLKNYGLEAVPFQHQELENWRNFRQGIQYHDPETNFLVYGAIDDIWISKKEELIVVDYKATSINGEVTLDGEWKEGYKRQLEIYQWLFRNNGFKVSDTAYFVYVNAKRDRKAFDGKLEFDVKLLPYKGSTSWIEPTLKEIKKILQSDKLPKPKTTCEYCQYRQKAGEIERY